The following coding sequences lie in one Takifugu flavidus isolate HTHZ2018 chromosome 4, ASM371156v2, whole genome shotgun sequence genomic window:
- the LOC130523575 gene encoding WW domain-binding protein 11-like: MGCSCSTSSDEWSDSDSDSSLSDFPTYIRRSKVTVEHRQHTTAGTQHACLDAELKGDSRSRCDEEPLESHPHVALPRLSTGGEENTPDGSNSFCSIRPIDADDLEQEQNQCDTDEPGPSTVLQTRLLKPPPGPEPGLLPTPPPGPEPGLLPTPPPGPEPGLLPTPPPGPEPGLLPTPPPGPEAGLLPPPPPGPEPGLLPTPPPGLSLPSEVNVRLTTGSSPHIGQETRHGSPKSEFDWQDNAELQRPWLPANSRVWKIPSRDEGDGPSVPICFYHAPEDLPPPRPECQDAGTQTLPPGAGGDASTPSKIDSVCPEQRVMAEGGNSGVKTKATVWSQGTPQAGFPQRGGRVDTPGPVSEPQPSKAQNCWPMLNRGLGQSSKTKADHQPAHPPGQQVGAKLTYAQVLMMPPRKRAPPPDLSPPYPEQEPQPAGTRRPLKLRYARL, encoded by the exons atgggctgTTCCTGTAGTACTTCTTCTGACGAGTGGAGCGACAGTGACagcgacagcagtctgtcagacttcccGACCTACATTAGACGGAGCAAGGTGacggtggagcacaggcagcacaccaccgcaggaacccagcatgcatgtttggatgcagagcttaaaggagacagcagaagcagatgtgatgaggaacccctggaatcacatccccatgtggcgctgcccagactgagcacaggtggagaggaaaacactccagatgggtcaaacagcttctgcagcatccgtcccattgatgctgatgaccttgagcaggagcagaaccagtgtgacacagatgagcctggtccatccactgtgctgcaaaccaggttattaaaacctcctcctgggccagagcctggtttattaccaacaccacctcctgggccagagcctggtttattaccaacaccacctcctgggccagagcctggtttattgccaacacctcctcctggaccagagcctggtttattaccaacacctcctcctgggccagaggctggtttattaccaccacctcctcctgggccagagcctggtttattaccaacacctcctcctggactgtcTCTACCAAGTGAGGTCAATGTGCGTCTGACCACGGGATCCTCACCACACATCGGTCAAGAAACTCGCCATGGATCCCCCAAATCTGagtttgactggcaggacaatgcggAGCTCCAACGTCCGTGGCTTCCAGCGAATTCACGCGTCTGGAAAATCCCGAGCCGAGATGAGGGCGATGGTCCCTCTGTCCCGATTTGTTTCTATCACGCACCCGAAGACCTGCCCCCCCCGAGACCTGAGTGTCAGGATGCTggcactcaaactttgccccctggtgctggtggagatgcttCCACTCCATCCAAGATTGACTCCGTCTGTCCTGAGCAGcgggtgatggctgaagggggcaacAGTGGGGTAAAGACAAAGGCAACGGTGTGGTCCCAGGGCACACCCCAGGCTGGGTTCCCCCAGAGGGGGGGTCGTGTGGACACCCCAGGGCCAGTGTCGGAGCCCCAGCCCTCCAAGGCTCAGAATTGTTGGCCAATGTTAAATCG gggtcTGGGGCAGAGTTCAAAGACCAAGGCTGaccaccaaccagctcatccgccaggacagcaa gtgggcGCCAAACTAACGTACGCACAGGTCTTGATGATGCCCCCACGGaagcgtgccccacccccagacctGAGCCCCCCCTACCCAGAACAAGAGCCCCAACCAGCTGGGACTCGCCGTCCACTAAAGCTGAGATATGCAAGGCTGTGA